In the Chroococcidiopsis sp. SAG 2025 genome, one interval contains:
- a CDS encoding YgfZ/GcvT domain-containing protein gives MRENLQAVQAAAGAIFEEIAGNKLPVSFGNDAAAMQAVREGVAICDRSHWGIIRVTDDDRIRFLHNQSTNDFQILKPGQGCDTVFVSSTARTLDLAAAYVTEDAVLLIVSPNRRQYLIDWLDRYIFFADRVQLADISGETAIFSLLGTKSDDVLAKLGMSSIIGQAYANHQLVQLQDVEIRVAVGSGLAIPGYTLIVPADKAAIVWNHLVETGAVPLGDRVWERLRIEQGRPVPDKELTEDYNPLEAGLWQTISFNKGCYIGQETIARLNTYKGVKQHLWGIRLSAPAAPGSIITVGEEKVGILTSYTDTEEGSFGLGYIRTKAGGVGLKVKVGEVTGEVVDVPFLTRSPDRSDSSTDAIHS, from the coding sequence ATGAGAGAAAATTTACAGGCAGTTCAAGCGGCGGCGGGAGCGATTTTTGAGGAAATTGCTGGAAACAAACTTCCGGTGAGTTTTGGTAACGATGCAGCAGCCATGCAAGCGGTACGAGAAGGTGTAGCAATATGCGATCGCTCCCACTGGGGTATCATTCGCGTTACCGATGACGATCGCATTCGCTTTTTACACAACCAGAGTACTAACGATTTTCAAATTCTAAAACCAGGGCAAGGCTGCGACACGGTTTTTGTCTCTTCCACTGCCCGCACGCTCGATCTAGCAGCTGCATATGTGACTGAAGACGCAGTACTGCTAATCGTTTCTCCTAACCGCCGTCAGTATTTAATAGATTGGCTCGATCGCTATATCTTTTTTGCCGACCGCGTCCAATTAGCAGATATATCTGGTGAAACTGCTATTTTTAGTCTTCTTGGCACTAAAAGCGATGACGTTTTAGCAAAACTTGGTATGAGTTCGATTATCGGTCAAGCATATGCCAACCACCAGCTCGTTCAACTCCAAGATGTAGAAATTCGGGTAGCGGTGGGCAGTGGTTTAGCCATACCTGGGTATACTCTAATTGTGCCAGCAGACAAAGCGGCGATCGTTTGGAATCACCTCGTAGAAACTGGTGCAGTCCCTCTAGGCGATCGCGTTTGGGAACGATTGCGGATCGAACAAGGTCGCCCCGTCCCTGATAAGGAATTAACTGAAGATTACAATCCTTTAGAAGCAGGCTTGTGGCAAACTATTTCTTTCAATAAAGGTTGTTATATCGGTCAAGAAACAATTGCGCGTCTGAATACTTATAAGGGAGTCAAGCAACACCTATGGGGAATTCGCCTCAGCGCTCCCGCTGCACCAGGTAGTATTATTACTGTAGGTGAAGAGAAAGTGGGTATTCTCACCAGCTATACCGATACTGAGGAGGGTAGCTTCGGACTGGGTTACATCCGTACTAAAGCTGGTGGTGTCGGTTTGAAAGTTAAAGTCGGAGAAGTTACAGGCGAAGTGGTGGATGTCCCTTTCTTAACCCGTAGTCCCGATCGCAGCGATTCTAGTACAGATGCAATACATTCATAG